A genomic region of Bacillus horti contains the following coding sequences:
- a CDS encoding DUF3168 domain-containing protein — protein sequence MSALIEIQQALLQACRADGDLMVKVSGVFDHTPIDSSLPYIVIGEATETPLNTFEQQSLEVQSTIRIYSGEQGYSEAYDILQSLTNGLRHIDLPMQHFELVSLDYQSGAAVVEDATEEADNRQVQAIYRMIVQRV from the coding sequence ATGAGTGCCCTAATAGAAATACAGCAGGCGTTATTACAAGCTTGTAGAGCAGATGGTGATTTAATGGTAAAGGTTTCAGGAGTGTTTGATCATACTCCAATCGATTCATCACTGCCTTATATTGTGATAGGTGAGGCGACTGAAACGCCGTTAAATACGTTTGAACAGCAGAGTTTAGAGGTGCAGTCGACCATTCGTATTTATAGTGGTGAACAAGGCTATTCTGAAGCCTATGATATTCTGCAATCCCTGACCAATGGGCTTAGACATATAGATTTGCCCATGCAGCACTTTGAGCTAGTGAGCTTGGATTACCAGAGTGGTGCAGCCGTTGTAGAAGATGCAACAGAAGAGGCAGATAATAGGCAGGTTCAAGCTATTTATCGGATGATTGTGCAGAGAGTATAG
- a CDS encoding sigma-70 family RNA polymerase sigma factor — MTVQEDKKTRNSVIREIEFHLKQYRQYKVGMNNLSNQIEFIQPRTTTNYEIREGSMNYASKWSSTEECAIERLESKKALQLQREIQKYQVIVDSIDQSLEELDELEKRFVQYRYFQRWSIRKISLELGYSESSIHVLRRQLMAKLEISLKGILSII, encoded by the coding sequence ATGACCGTTCAGGAGGATAAGAAGACGCGTAACTCTGTTATTAGAGAGATCGAATTTCATCTTAAGCAGTATAGGCAGTACAAGGTAGGAATGAACAACTTGAGTAATCAGATTGAGTTTATCCAGCCGAGAACGACTACGAATTATGAAATACGTGAGGGCTCCATGAACTATGCTTCAAAATGGAGCTCGACCGAAGAGTGTGCTATTGAACGGTTGGAATCAAAGAAGGCTCTACAGCTACAACGCGAAATTCAAAAATACCAAGTCATTGTTGACTCTATTGATCAATCATTGGAAGAGCTTGATGAACTAGAGAAGAGGTTTGTGCAATATCGCTATTTTCAGCGGTGGTCTATTCGCAAAATATCCTTGGAGCTAGGCTATTCAGAAAGCAGTATTCATGTGCTAAGAAGGCAGCTTATGGCCAAGCTGGAGATAAGCCTGAAGGGAATTCTATCTATTATTTGA